A region of Micromonospora chokoriensis DNA encodes the following proteins:
- a CDS encoding chymotrypsin family serine protease, which yields MSRKREAAVIAVTVVATTAISSSPAAADPPHLTNQQIAAMSPAEQGLLLQPLREIADAAAAVGATSHSDVFSGLELDAPAGTVKVYVTDLGTAKGFRAAVRRTDPTVDADRIELRQGGHTLSELKSASARLINEQQRADLSIESVAVPADGSGLRVRARDIPRAAEALTPSALARRPVAELVGVPTVVEAAPAMADASRRRDSPQWISGAALSASGTTQSAGFNCSSGLPARRNSDGRSFLITAAHCYGNNATVYTGWENGGRNRIGVTTARSDYYDAVAIDTSSTGTTASRTWDGKSPNFTVNDVTGSALSYAGDWACQTGYKSGVVCGIQVTSGWLTWVGSNGVTHGGVEAVQRDGLAACLPGDSGGLVFTIRSNVRQARGIISQCGGSNARWTEAPAIFSTLGMSLAP from the coding sequence ATGTCCAGGAAGCGGGAGGCTGCCGTCATCGCGGTGACTGTGGTGGCGACGACAGCGATATCGAGCAGTCCGGCGGCGGCCGATCCACCTCATCTGACGAACCAGCAGATAGCGGCCATGTCACCTGCGGAGCAGGGCCTCCTGCTCCAGCCGCTGCGGGAGATCGCGGATGCGGCCGCCGCGGTGGGAGCCACCTCGCACAGCGACGTGTTCTCCGGTCTCGAGCTTGACGCACCGGCGGGCACGGTCAAGGTCTATGTGACCGACCTCGGCACGGCGAAGGGCTTCCGCGCCGCCGTGCGCAGGACCGACCCGACGGTCGACGCCGACCGGATCGAGCTGAGGCAGGGTGGTCACACCCTCAGCGAGTTGAAGTCTGCGAGTGCACGTCTCATCAACGAGCAGCAGCGTGCGGACCTCTCGATCGAGAGTGTGGCGGTCCCCGCGGACGGCAGCGGTCTGCGGGTCCGAGCCCGGGATATCCCGCGCGCCGCGGAGGCGTTGACACCGTCCGCTCTCGCTCGGCGACCGGTCGCCGAGCTCGTCGGTGTCCCGACGGTCGTCGAGGCGGCTCCCGCGATGGCCGACGCGTCACGCCGGCGGGACAGCCCGCAATGGATCTCCGGGGCGGCCCTGAGCGCGTCGGGGACGACGCAGAGCGCCGGCTTCAACTGCTCATCCGGCCTGCCCGCCCGTCGGAACTCCGACGGGAGGTCATTCCTGATCACCGCAGCGCACTGCTACGGCAACAACGCGACGGTCTACACCGGGTGGGAGAACGGCGGGCGCAACAGGATAGGCGTCACCACCGCGCGATCGGACTACTACGACGCGGTGGCGATCGACACCTCGTCCACCGGAACGACGGCGAGCCGGACGTGGGACGGCAAGTCACCCAATTTCACGGTCAACGACGTGACCGGGTCTGCTCTCTCCTACGCCGGAGACTGGGCCTGCCAGACCGGCTACAAATCCGGTGTCGTCTGCGGCATCCAGGTGACCAGTGGCTGGCTCACCTGGGTGGGGTCCAACGGTGTCACGCACGGTGGGGTCGAGGCGGTGCAGCGCGACGGTCTCGCGGCATGCCTGCCCGGCGACAGCGGAGGGCTCGTGTTCACCATCCGATCCAACGTTCGCCAGGCTCGCGGGATCATCAGCCAGTGTGGCGGCTCGAATGCGCGATGGACGGAAGCGCCGGCCATCTTCAGCACACTCGGAATGTCGCTCGCGCCCTGA
- a CDS encoding low temperature requirement protein A codes for MTAGPGARLLRPPTSSGRATFLELFFDLAFVAALTQVSRRFAELGDETGWALVSGFGRTLLLFLALWLIWSHTAWITSRYEPERSIIQAVVVGTMFAGLVMAVTLPRGMEERALPFAVAYLSVMVVRPLVIAVALRGHPRRLVPFRLAVWAAASAPLWLAGALGPDRLLPALWAVALGVDYLAWILGWPLPRLGASAVGRWRIAGMHLADRYQQMILIALGESILLIAIVFGGADYSVERAAAFVVAFVTSALLWRIYFYHAGLLLTDALGRAGMPGRLGTASERTHLLIVLSVLVTAVGYELVIDHPYGSPRPGWLLFVVGGPALFLVARMRLEYEIFGRVSRTLVIGLAALSVLTPALSRWTSMAALSVVAGVLAVVALLEALRRRGRPAQVPAPAVGREPSDRDDSEA; via the coding sequence ATGACGGCGGGACCTGGTGCCAGGCTGCTGCGCCCGCCGACGAGTTCGGGCCGAGCCACGTTCCTGGAGCTGTTCTTCGACCTGGCCTTCGTGGCGGCCCTCACCCAGGTCTCGCGACGGTTCGCCGAGCTGGGTGACGAAACCGGCTGGGCGCTCGTGAGCGGGTTCGGTCGTACCCTGTTGCTCTTCCTGGCGCTCTGGCTGATCTGGTCGCACACGGCGTGGATCACCAGCCGCTACGAGCCGGAGCGGTCCATCATCCAGGCCGTCGTGGTCGGCACCATGTTCGCCGGCCTGGTCATGGCGGTCACGCTGCCCCGTGGGATGGAGGAGCGGGCGCTGCCGTTCGCGGTCGCGTACCTGTCGGTCATGGTGGTGCGGCCGTTGGTGATCGCCGTCGCGCTGCGTGGCCATCCGCGACGGCTGGTGCCCTTCCGGCTCGCCGTCTGGGCGGCGGCGAGCGCACCGCTGTGGCTGGCCGGCGCCCTGGGCCCGGACCGGCTTCTCCCGGCGCTGTGGGCTGTCGCTCTCGGCGTCGACTATCTCGCCTGGATTCTGGGCTGGCCTCTTCCGAGGCTCGGCGCCTCGGCGGTGGGCCGTTGGCGGATCGCCGGGATGCATCTCGCCGACCGCTACCAGCAGATGATCCTCATCGCCCTCGGTGAGTCGATCCTGCTCATCGCCATCGTCTTCGGCGGCGCTGACTACTCCGTCGAGCGGGCGGCGGCCTTCGTCGTCGCGTTCGTCACCAGCGCGCTGCTCTGGCGGATCTACTTCTACCATGCCGGTCTGCTGCTGACCGATGCGTTGGGCCGCGCGGGTATGCCCGGCCGACTGGGCACGGCGTCGGAGCGCACGCATCTGCTGATCGTGCTCAGCGTGCTCGTCACGGCTGTCGGTTACGAGCTGGTGATCGACCATCCGTACGGTTCGCCGCGGCCGGGTTGGCTGCTGTTCGTGGTGGGCGGTCCGGCGCTCTTCCTCGTGGCCCGCATGCGGCTGGAGTACGAGATCTTCGGCCGGGTCTCCCGAACGCTGGTGATCGGCCTGGCGGCTCTGTCGGTGCTCACGCCGGCGCTGTCGCGCTGGACGTCGATGGCCGCGCTGTCCGTGGTGGCTGGTGTGTTGGCAGTGGTCGCGCTGCTCGAGGCGCTGCGACGTCGGGGCCGTCCGGCGCAGGTGCCCGCCCCAGCGGTCGGACGGGAGCCGTCCGACCGGGACGACTCCGAGGCCTGA
- a CDS encoding TetR/AcrR family transcriptional regulator, translating to MARTEPDTRPSAARLRLLTTAMRLFYAEGIHSVGVDRIIAEAQVTRATFYRHFPSKDDLILAYLREVHALERGLVDAAITANPAPVDSLLGIAGAIAQNIQSPAFRGCAFLNAAAEYPDTGHPVHQEIIAHRQWFLDTLTTLMAQVHEETADPAARHFVMLRDGAMAAGCLFNPALVSETFLRGVEGLLRINTERQSAGTDS from the coding sequence ATGGCGCGCACCGAACCCGACACCCGGCCCTCTGCCGCGCGACTCCGGCTCCTCACCACGGCGATGCGGCTCTTCTACGCCGAGGGGATCCACTCCGTCGGCGTCGACCGGATCATCGCCGAGGCACAGGTGACCCGGGCCACGTTCTACCGGCACTTCCCGAGCAAGGACGACCTCATCCTGGCCTACCTGCGGGAGGTCCACGCCCTGGAGCGTGGACTGGTCGACGCGGCGATCACCGCCAACCCCGCGCCGGTCGACTCACTCCTCGGCATCGCCGGCGCCATCGCCCAGAACATCCAGTCCCCCGCGTTCCGCGGATGCGCCTTCCTGAACGCCGCAGCGGAGTATCCCGACACCGGCCATCCGGTGCACCAGGAGATCATCGCCCACCGGCAGTGGTTCCTGGACACGCTCACCACGCTGATGGCGCAGGTCCACGAGGAGACGGCCGACCCCGCCGCGCGGCACTTCGTCATGCTCCGCGACGGCGCGATGGCCGCCGGATGCCTGTTCAACCCCGCCCTGGTGTCCGAGACCTTCCTGCGTGGGGTGGAGGGTCTCCTCCGGATCAACACCGAGCGCCAGTCCGCCGGAACCGACAGCTGA
- a CDS encoding TAXI family TRAP transporter solute-binding subunit — MALDSGMRFSRRAALLAAGGLLVGCSRQPEVSEVHLRLATGPAGAVYRRIGGALADHISEQVPGATVTTVPSGASTDNIRMLRAGDVHLGLTSLDALIEADGSAPRGLSAICRLYDSHLHLVVMAGSTIDEFQDLGGRRLSLGAHDSGTEFTSLRVLRLGPVTVDRRHLSQAESAAALRDGSIDAMFSLTGVPTPAITELAQQHPIRLIPLDAQAGGLFTAYPGPYAPAMIHATAYAGVPATRTVAVPNVLLARDDLPDDLVYAITDTVFTHTGAITSAGRDDAETLPEAWQINVRTGISTASVPLHPGAAAWFRDRKR; from the coding sequence ATGGCGCTGGACTCGGGGATGCGGTTCAGCCGTCGGGCGGCGCTGCTGGCCGCCGGAGGGCTGCTCGTCGGTTGCTCACGACAGCCCGAGGTGAGCGAGGTCCACCTGCGACTGGCGACCGGACCGGCGGGAGCGGTCTACCGACGCATCGGTGGCGCGTTGGCCGACCACATCTCCGAGCAGGTGCCGGGCGCGACAGTGACCACGGTGCCGAGCGGGGCGTCCACCGACAACATCCGGATGCTGCGGGCCGGCGACGTGCACCTCGGGCTGACGAGCCTGGACGCGTTGATCGAGGCCGACGGCAGCGCGCCCCGGGGGCTGTCGGCGATCTGCCGGCTCTACGACAGTCACCTGCATCTCGTGGTGATGGCCGGTTCGACGATCGACGAGTTCCAGGACCTCGGGGGCAGGCGTCTGTCCCTCGGTGCGCACGACTCGGGCACGGAGTTCACATCGCTGCGCGTCCTGCGGCTCGGCCCGGTGACCGTCGACCGCAGACATCTCAGCCAGGCCGAATCGGCGGCGGCGTTGCGCGACGGTTCGATCGACGCGATGTTCTCGCTGACCGGTGTCCCGACACCCGCCATCACCGAGCTGGCGCAGCAGCATCCCATCCGGCTGATCCCGTTGGACGCGCAGGCGGGCGGGCTGTTCACGGCGTACCCGGGTCCGTACGCCCCGGCGATGATCCACGCGACCGCCTACGCCGGTGTCCCGGCCACCCGCACCGTCGCCGTACCGAACGTGCTGCTCGCGCGCGACGACCTGCCCGACGACCTGGTCTACGCCATCACCGACACGGTGTTCACGCACACCGGCGCGATCACCTCCGCCGGCCGCGACGACGCCGAAACCCTTCCCGAGGCGTGGCAGATCAACGTGCGTACCGGAATATCGACGGCGTCGGTGCCGCTGCACCCGGGCGCGGCGGCCTGGTTCCGCGACCGGAAGCGCTGA
- a CDS encoding sensor histidine kinase — translation MHRRLLVVLVPLAVLLVAALGVPLSVTVAEREMQETYVNRLGDVGRFASLAEAALSTGRTEALQQELTRYHDLYGIPVALIDTSGTVLLGPVDAYETAARTEPALPRIVTAALAGARSEPSWEWAPWNDSALVVAEPVGRDSEVVGAVVTISDLSRTRELILVRWAWLAGLGLLPLVALAAVAWPVSAWVLRPVRKLDAATSRISEGDLTIRADAEAGPIELRRLAQSFNTMMDAVENAAQRQRAFVSDASHQLRNPLTSLRLAVESLAPHLRPEGDGRQVYDVAVDELKAMQRMLNSLQASARMESMRTASPVDLDEVLATRVDRWRALTATAGQALTVDVPQGLRLLEPPGGLGSILDELVSNALRLSGARAVEVAAQVVPGHVGAVVTIVVRDDGQGIDVSERAQALRRFWRAPRHQNVSGTGLGLAICADLVGSAGGTLRLEDGLPRPDGSGHGLAAVVVLPVVPQVVSPADAAASVPG, via the coding sequence GTGCACCGCCGCCTGCTGGTCGTCCTGGTCCCCCTCGCGGTGCTTCTCGTCGCGGCGCTCGGGGTGCCGCTCAGCGTCACCGTGGCCGAACGGGAGATGCAGGAGACCTACGTCAACCGGTTGGGCGACGTCGGCCGGTTCGCGTCGCTGGCCGAGGCGGCGCTGTCCACCGGCCGAACCGAGGCGTTGCAGCAGGAACTGACGCGGTACCACGATCTCTACGGCATCCCGGTCGCGTTGATCGACACGTCGGGCACTGTGCTCCTCGGGCCCGTCGACGCCTACGAGACGGCGGCCCGCACCGAACCGGCGTTGCCCCGGATCGTCACCGCCGCACTGGCCGGCGCCCGGTCCGAGCCGTCCTGGGAATGGGCGCCGTGGAACGACTCCGCCCTCGTCGTGGCGGAGCCGGTGGGCCGGGACAGCGAGGTCGTCGGCGCCGTCGTGACGATCTCCGACCTGTCCAGGACGCGCGAGCTCATCCTCGTCCGCTGGGCCTGGCTGGCCGGGCTCGGGCTGCTGCCGTTGGTCGCGCTGGCGGCCGTCGCCTGGCCGGTGTCGGCGTGGGTGCTGCGGCCGGTGCGGAAACTGGACGCGGCGACCTCGCGCATCTCCGAGGGCGACCTGACGATCCGCGCCGACGCCGAGGCCGGGCCGATCGAGCTGCGGCGGCTGGCGCAGTCGTTCAACACCATGATGGACGCCGTCGAGAACGCCGCGCAGCGCCAGCGCGCGTTCGTGTCCGACGCGTCGCACCAGTTGCGCAACCCGTTGACCAGCCTCCGGCTCGCGGTGGAGAGCCTCGCGCCGCACCTGCGGCCGGAGGGTGACGGCCGGCAGGTGTACGACGTCGCCGTCGACGAGCTGAAGGCGATGCAGCGGATGCTGAACTCGTTGCAGGCCAGCGCGCGGATGGAGAGCATGCGGACCGCGTCGCCGGTGGACCTCGACGAGGTGCTGGCGACCCGGGTCGACAGGTGGCGGGCACTGACGGCCACGGCCGGGCAGGCACTGACTGTCGACGTACCACAGGGGTTGCGGTTGCTGGAGCCGCCGGGCGGCCTGGGCAGCATCCTGGACGAGCTGGTCAGCAACGCGCTGCGGCTGTCCGGCGCACGGGCCGTGGAGGTGGCCGCACAGGTCGTCCCCGGTCACGTCGGCGCCGTGGTCACGATCGTCGTCCGCGACGACGGTCAGGGCATCGACGTGTCCGAGCGGGCCCAGGCGCTACGACGGTTCTGGCGGGCGCCACGACACCAGAACGTGTCCGGTACCGGCCTGGGGCTGGCGATCTGCGCCGACCTGGTCGGGTCGGCCGGGGGCACGTTGCGTCTGGAGGACGGCCTGCCCCGTCCGGACGGCTCCGGGCACGGCCTCGCCGCGGTGGTGGTGCTGCCGGTCGTACCCCAGGTGGTGTCGCCGGCCGACGCTGCGGCGTCGGTGCCCGGCTGA
- a CDS encoding response regulator transcription factor — MRITVIEDDDRVARGLVTVLTQAGFEVHRVATAAEAVRAAPSDVVLVDLGLPDGDGLDVIRRLRDHPQTAVIAVTARSEEHERVRGLRAGADDYIVKPFGIPELLARIDAVLRRTRAARAHGRPDAPLVLGPVRICVGTREVTVDGTPVPLTRKEFELLLLLARRAPNVVSRDVILDQIWGATWESSSRTLDTHIAALRHKLGSGVVIRTVHGVGYRLLADQPELIG, encoded by the coding sequence ATGCGGATAACCGTCATCGAGGATGACGACCGCGTGGCCCGGGGCCTGGTGACCGTGCTGACCCAGGCGGGCTTCGAGGTCCACCGGGTCGCCACCGCCGCGGAGGCGGTGCGCGCCGCGCCGTCCGACGTGGTCCTCGTCGACCTCGGTCTTCCCGACGGCGACGGGCTCGACGTGATCCGCAGGCTGCGGGACCACCCGCAGACCGCCGTCATCGCGGTGACCGCGCGGTCCGAGGAGCACGAGCGGGTCCGTGGCCTGCGCGCCGGCGCCGACGACTACATCGTCAAGCCGTTCGGCATTCCGGAACTGCTCGCCCGCATCGATGCCGTGCTGCGGCGCACCCGGGCCGCCCGCGCGCACGGCCGGCCGGACGCGCCGCTCGTCCTCGGGCCGGTGCGGATCTGCGTCGGCACCCGCGAGGTCACCGTCGACGGCACCCCCGTGCCGCTGACCCGCAAGGAGTTCGAGTTGCTCCTGCTCCTGGCACGGCGTGCGCCCAACGTGGTCAGCCGCGACGTCATCCTCGACCAGATCTGGGGCGCGACCTGGGAGTCGTCGAGCCGCACCCTGGACACCCACATCGCGGCGCTGCGGCACAAGCTCGGGTCGGGAGTGGTCATCCGGACGGTCCACGGCGTCGGCTATCGGCTCCTCGCCGACCAGCCGGAGTTGATCGGCTGA
- a CDS encoding tripartite tricarboxylate transporter substrate-binding protein, whose amino-acid sequence MGTTSRYRAAGRMTAAISVVALAAACSGNGGATGGGDAAGYPDQNITIVVPFSAGGPTDTVTRMIAEPMAKKLGGKIVVQNVEGAGGTVGAGDVARARPDGYTVLMHHIGMSTAPALYKSLGYKPLEDFETVGLVTEVPMTIVARKDFAPATLPDLVAHVKANASTVTLANAGIGAASHLCGLLFQTTTGVELQEVPYQGTGPALTDLVGGQVDVMCDQTTNTSGQIAAGKVKAYAVTTPERVKSLPDLPTTTEAGLPQLKVSVWHGLYVPADTPPEIVQKLSEALKVALADQGVIDQMAKLGTAPVPAQDATPDAHRAKLDEQLGTWAKIIADAGVKVS is encoded by the coding sequence ATGGGAACGACCAGCAGGTACCGGGCCGCCGGACGGATGACCGCCGCGATCAGCGTCGTCGCGCTCGCCGCGGCCTGCTCCGGTAACGGAGGCGCCACCGGCGGAGGCGACGCCGCAGGTTACCCGGACCAGAACATCACCATCGTCGTGCCGTTCAGCGCCGGCGGGCCGACGGACACGGTCACCCGCATGATCGCCGAGCCGATGGCAAAGAAGCTCGGCGGCAAGATCGTCGTCCAGAACGTCGAGGGTGCCGGCGGCACCGTCGGCGCCGGCGACGTCGCGCGGGCCAGGCCGGACGGTTACACGGTGCTCATGCACCACATCGGCATGTCGACGGCGCCCGCCCTGTACAAGAGCCTCGGCTACAAGCCCCTGGAGGACTTCGAGACGGTCGGTCTGGTCACCGAGGTGCCGATGACCATCGTCGCCCGGAAGGACTTCGCGCCCGCGACGCTTCCCGACCTCGTCGCCCACGTGAAGGCGAACGCCAGCACTGTCACGCTGGCCAACGCGGGTATCGGGGCCGCCTCCCACCTGTGCGGCCTGCTGTTCCAGACCACCACGGGCGTCGAGCTGCAGGAGGTCCCGTACCAGGGCACCGGTCCCGCGCTGACCGACCTCGTCGGCGGTCAGGTCGACGTCATGTGCGACCAGACGACGAACACCAGCGGTCAGATCGCCGCGGGGAAGGTGAAGGCGTACGCGGTCACCACGCCCGAGCGGGTGAAGAGCCTCCCCGACCTGCCCACCACCACCGAGGCCGGCTTGCCCCAGCTGAAGGTCAGCGTGTGGCACGGTCTCTACGTCCCGGCCGACACACCGCCGGAGATCGTCCAGAAGCTGTCCGAGGCGTTGAAGGTGGCGCTGGCCGACCAGGGGGTCATCGACCAGATGGCCAAACTCGGCACCGCGCCGGTCCCGGCCCAGGACGCGACACCGGACGCGCACCGGGCGAAGCTCGACGAGCAACTCGGCACCTGGGCGAAGATCATCGCCGACGCCGGGGTCAAGGTGTCCTGA
- a CDS encoding tripartite tricarboxylate transporter TctB family protein: MHRHRSFPDVLAGGMFILIGGAFVVGALGYELGTPTRMGPGAFPLLVGAAVVALGLAIVGKGLVAGEVISFGPVPWRAVAVIVLAVLFFGFTVRRLGFVPTTAVTALLTTLASRRVRPLTAVAVAAGLTVASTLIFVVGLQLRIPLWGPWLVF, encoded by the coding sequence GTGCACCGCCATCGGTCGTTCCCGGACGTCCTCGCCGGGGGCATGTTCATCCTGATCGGTGGCGCGTTCGTGGTGGGGGCGCTCGGCTACGAGCTGGGCACCCCGACCCGGATGGGCCCGGGCGCCTTCCCGTTGCTGGTGGGCGCGGCAGTGGTCGCACTGGGCCTGGCGATCGTCGGGAAGGGCCTCGTCGCCGGTGAGGTGATCTCGTTCGGGCCGGTCCCGTGGCGGGCCGTCGCCGTCATCGTGCTCGCGGTCCTGTTCTTCGGATTCACCGTCCGGCGCCTCGGATTCGTCCCGACGACGGCGGTGACCGCCCTGCTCACCACGCTGGCCAGCAGACGCGTACGGCCGCTCACGGCGGTGGCCGTGGCCGCCGGGTTGACGGTGGCCAGCACGCTCATCTTCGTCGTCGGACTTCAGCTGCGGATCCCCCTGTGGGGCCCGTGGTTGGTGTTCTGA
- a CDS encoding tripartite tricarboxylate transporter permease, translating into MELLDNLALGFSTALLVQNVLYCFVGVLLGTAVGVLPGIGPTATVAMLLPITFSFEPVTALIMLAGIYYGAQYGGSTTAILINLPGESSAAVTALDGHEMARQGRAGPALAAAAIGSFIAGTVATVALAAAAPPLAGVALKFGPADYFSLVLFGLIVSIALARGTALKALAMIALGVLLGTVGQDIYTGTPRFVFEQRELYGGIDFVSVAVGLFGVAEILRNLENEQTRTALVNRVTNLWPTREDRRRIVAPIARGTGLGAALGVLPGGGHVLASFTSYAVEKRISERPQEFGHGAIEGVAGPESANNAAAQTSFIPLLTLGLPAHPVMALMIGAFIVHGITPGPNVINDEPALFWGLIASMWIGNVLLLLLNLPLIGLWVRMLRIPYQVLFPMIILFAAIGTYSLNFNAYDVYAIAFFGILGYLLIKCGCEPAPLLLGFVLGPLLEENLRRALIISRGDPSVFVTRPISAVLLALAVAALVVAVLPAIRRRRAAVFAEEE; encoded by the coding sequence ATGGAACTCCTCGACAACCTCGCGCTGGGCTTCTCGACGGCCCTCCTGGTCCAGAACGTCCTCTACTGCTTCGTGGGAGTGCTGCTCGGCACCGCGGTGGGCGTCCTGCCCGGGATCGGACCGACCGCGACGGTCGCGATGCTGCTGCCGATCACGTTCAGCTTCGAGCCGGTGACGGCGCTGATCATGCTGGCCGGTATCTACTACGGCGCACAGTACGGCGGTTCGACGACCGCCATCCTGATCAACCTGCCCGGTGAGTCGTCCGCCGCGGTCACCGCGCTGGACGGGCACGAGATGGCCCGCCAGGGCCGGGCCGGACCGGCCCTGGCAGCCGCGGCGATCGGGTCCTTCATCGCGGGTACGGTCGCCACCGTGGCGCTCGCCGCCGCTGCTCCACCGCTGGCCGGCGTCGCGTTGAAGTTCGGCCCGGCCGACTACTTCTCGCTCGTGCTGTTCGGCCTGATCGTCTCGATCGCACTGGCCCGGGGCACGGCCCTCAAGGCGCTGGCGATGATCGCGCTCGGCGTGCTGCTCGGCACCGTCGGCCAGGACATCTACACCGGGACGCCCCGGTTCGTGTTCGAGCAGCGGGAGTTGTACGGGGGCATCGACTTCGTGTCGGTCGCCGTGGGCCTGTTCGGGGTGGCCGAGATCCTGCGCAACCTGGAGAACGAGCAGACCCGTACGGCGCTCGTCAACCGGGTGACCAACCTCTGGCCGACCCGCGAGGACCGACGTCGGATCGTCGCCCCGATCGCGCGGGGCACCGGTCTCGGCGCCGCGCTCGGTGTCCTGCCCGGAGGCGGGCACGTGCTCGCCTCGTTCACCTCGTACGCCGTCGAGAAGCGGATCTCGGAGCGGCCGCAGGAGTTCGGGCACGGTGCGATCGAGGGTGTCGCCGGCCCCGAGTCGGCGAACAACGCCGCCGCACAGACGTCGTTCATCCCACTGCTCACCCTGGGTCTGCCGGCCCACCCGGTGATGGCACTGATGATCGGCGCGTTCATCGTGCACGGCATCACACCCGGCCCGAACGTCATCAACGACGAACCGGCGTTGTTCTGGGGTCTGATCGCGTCGATGTGGATCGGCAACGTGCTCCTGCTGCTGCTCAACCTGCCGCTGATCGGCCTCTGGGTGCGCATGCTGCGCATCCCGTACCAGGTGCTGTTCCCGATGATCATCCTGTTCGCCGCGATCGGCACCTACTCGCTGAACTTCAACGCGTACGACGTCTACGCGATCGCGTTCTTCGGGATCCTGGGCTACCTGCTGATCAAGTGTGGTTGCGAGCCGGCGCCACTGCTGCTCGGCTTCGTCCTCGGCCCGTTGCTGGAGGAGAACCTGCGACGCGCGCTCATCATCTCCCGTGGCGACCCGTCGGTCTTCGTGACCCGACCGATCTCGGCGGTGCTCCTGGCTCTGGCGGTCGCCGCGCTCGTCGTCGCCGTCCTCCCGGCGATCCGCAGGCGCCGTGCGGCAGTGTTCGCCGAGGAGGAGTAG